A part of Haloarchaeobius sp. HME9146 genomic DNA contains:
- a CDS encoding haloacid dehalogenase type II has translation MSFDRSQVSTVTFDSYSTLVDVDAAENALAARVEDPEPVSRLWRARSLEYTFVGNHVDVYKPFYEVNRDALTYALDAHDVAVTEDERDEILAVYHELDVFDDVRDGIERLRDAGYDTYVVSNGNPEMLDSMVEHANIGDLLDGVVSAHEVEVFKPDAELYRHAAARTGTSIDEIAHVTAGWFDVLGAQHAGMQGVWVNRKDNPWEPFGDEPDLAVDGFDELVARLE, from the coding sequence ATGAGCTTCGACCGGTCACAGGTGTCGACGGTCACGTTCGACTCCTACAGCACGCTGGTGGACGTGGATGCGGCCGAGAACGCCCTCGCCGCCCGCGTCGAGGACCCGGAACCGGTGTCCAGACTGTGGCGCGCCCGGTCGCTCGAATACACCTTCGTCGGCAACCACGTCGACGTGTACAAGCCGTTCTACGAGGTGAACCGCGACGCCCTGACGTACGCACTGGACGCCCACGACGTGGCTGTCACCGAAGACGAACGCGACGAGATACTGGCGGTGTACCACGAACTGGACGTCTTCGACGACGTTCGCGACGGTATCGAACGCCTGCGAGACGCCGGCTACGACACCTACGTCGTCTCGAACGGGAACCCGGAGATGCTGGATTCGATGGTCGAACACGCGAACATCGGTGACCTGCTCGACGGGGTCGTCAGCGCCCACGAGGTGGAAGTGTTCAAACCCGACGCCGAACTGTACCGCCACGCCGCGGCCCGCACCGGCACGTCCATCGACGAGATCGCCCACGTCACCGCGGGCTGGTTCGACGTACTGGGCGCTCAACACGCCGGGATGCAGGGTGTCTGGGTGAACCGGAAGGACAACCCGTGGGAACCCTTCGGCGACGAGCCGGACCTCGCGGTCGACGGCTTCGACGAACTGGTCGCGAGGCTCGAATAG